In Maledivibacter sp., the following are encoded in one genomic region:
- a CDS encoding AAA family ATPase translates to MGKVIALFNQKGGVGKTTTNVNLSACIALKGKKVLIIDIDPQGNTTSGFGIDKDGTECNIYDALMGDEDIKKCIISTDYKNIDIIPSNVQLAGAEIELTNLSGREYKFKDMIEEIRDGYDYIFVDCPPSLGLLTINSLTGVDSVIIPIQCEYYALEGVSQLMNTIQLVRQNLNPSLEIQGVVLSMFDGRTNLSIQVVDEVKKYFRGKVYRTIIPRNVRLAEAPSHGMPVIEYDPKSKGAEAYSELADEFLELEEDVI, encoded by the coding sequence GTGGGAAAAGTAATAGCCTTGTTCAATCAGAAAGGTGGAGTTGGTAAAACAACGACTAATGTCAATTTAAGTGCTTGTATTGCTTTAAAGGGGAAAAAGGTACTTATAATAGATATAGACCCTCAAGGTAATACAACCAGTGGATTTGGTATAGATAAAGATGGCACAGAATGCAATATTTATGATGCTTTAATGGGGGATGAGGATATAAAAAAGTGTATTATTAGTACGGATTACAAAAATATTGATATCATCCCTTCAAATGTACAATTAGCTGGAGCAGAGATTGAACTTACAAATTTATCTGGAAGAGAATATAAATTTAAGGATATGATAGAAGAGATAAGGGATGGCTATGATTATATTTTTGTAGATTGTCCTCCATCCTTAGGGCTTTTAACAATTAATTCCTTGACGGGAGTTGATAGTGTCATAATACCTATTCAATGTGAGTATTATGCATTAGAAGGGGTAAGCCAACTTATGAATACAATACAATTAGTTAGACAGAACCTTAATCCCTCACTTGAAATTCAAGGAGTAGTTTTAAGTATGTTCGATGGCAGAACTAACCTTTCTATTCAAGTTGTTGATGAAGTGAAAAAGTATTTTAGAGGAAAGGTATATAGAACAATTATACCCAGAAACGTAAGATTAGCGGAAGCACCTAGCCATGGTATGCCGGTTATAGAATATGATCCAAAGTCAAAGGGAGCAGAAGCCTATAGTGAGCTTGCTGATGAGTTTTTAGAATTAGAAGAGGATGTGATTTAA